The following proteins are encoded in a genomic region of Alnus glutinosa chromosome 8, dhAlnGlut1.1, whole genome shotgun sequence:
- the LOC133874608 gene encoding uncharacterized protein LOC133874608, which translates to MRPTKEPKRSRSRGRSSPSSPIGDRTRTSLSSPSSPGSSPSRPALTPSISLLDRELVTEEAATLFEDLRISSDANPRSFPYSVKQQCWEKAEKVRGRDPERWRRDAIGNLLFRKLVGCPGCLCHDYDHIVPYSKGGQSTLENCQVLQTTVNRSKGNRTGMSRAELIQKSSYCRVAGRDMDLLELSAYGNVRRGQDSGGCRIQ; encoded by the exons ATGAGGCCaaccaaagaaccaaagagaagcCGAAGCCGAGGCCGTAGCTCCCCATCCTCACCTATCGGAGACCGGACCAGAACCTCCCTTTCCTCCCCTTCCTCACCGGGGTCGAGCCCAAGTAGACCCGCACTCACTCCCTCTATTTCTCTCCTGGACCGCGAGCTCGTTACCGAAGAGGCTGCCACTCTCTTCGAAGACCTTCGAATCTCCTCCGACGCCAACCCTAGGAGTTTCCCGTACAGCGTAAAGCAGCAGTGCTGGGAAAAGGCCGAGAAGGTCCGAGGCCGAGACCCAGAGCGCTGGCGCCGAGACGCGATCGGCAATCTCTTGTTTCGGAAGCTCGTGGGTTGCCCGGGATGTCTCTGTCATGATTACGATCACATTGTGCCTTACTCCAAG GGAGGACaaagcacacttgaaaattgtCAGGTTTTGCAG ACAACTGTTAATCGATCAAAGGGAAATCGGACTGGGATGTCAAGAGCTGAGCTCATTCAGAAAAGTTCATATTGCCGGGTTGCAG GTCGTGACATGGATCTTCTCGAACTGTCTGCCTACGGCAATGTCCGTCGTGGGCAAGACTCTGGGGGATGTAGAATCCAATAG
- the LOC133875113 gene encoding cyclic dof factor 3 isoform X1: MPTESPTPKNNLARFYFFPCLVVQKMQENKDPAIRLFGKKISLPSDGDTPTVSGDDFWVSASVKEKYGRVRGAEEEEEEEEEETEKDRPAAKGTGTTKEDDDPPPNTEEPTDFERPDANVNPNTPSIEEEKAKAEKEQSDTTNSQEKTLKKPDKILPCPRCNSMDTKFCYYNNYNVHQPRHFCKACQRYWTAGGTMRNVPVGAGRRKNKNSASHYRQITTSDALQVARFDAPNGTHYPTMKSNGRVLSFGLDAPICDSMASVLSLADKKVLNGARNGFHSFEDQRIPVPGKGGENVEDCSSGSSIIVSNSMERGKHCPQEPFAQSINGFPPQIPCLPGVPWPYPWNSAVPPPALCPPGFPMSFYPTAYWNCGVPGTWNIPWPSPQSSPNQKPPSSGPHSPTLGKHSRDGDMLKPYNLEKEEPPKQKNGCVLVPKTLRIDDPSEAAKSSIWATLGIKNESLCGGGMFKAFQSKSDEKNRIAETSAVLLANPAALSRSLNFHESS, encoded by the exons ATGCCAACGGAGTCCCCGACCCCAAAGAACAACCTCGCGCGTTTTTATTTCTTCCCCTGTTTGGTTGTCcagaaaatgcaagaaaataaagacCCCGCCATCAGGCTCTTCGGCAAGAAAATCTCCTTGCCTTCCGACGGAGATACTCCGACAGTCTCCGGAGACGACTTCTGGGTGAGCGCTTCGGTGAAGGAAAAGTATGGCAGAGTAAGAGGAgcagaggaggaggaagaagaagaagaagaagaaacagagaag GATCGACCAGCAGCAAAAGGCACTGGGACTACAAAGGAAGACGATGATCCACCTCCGAATACAGAAGAGCCTACAGATTTTGAAAGGCCTGATGCTAATGTGAATCCTAATACCCCCTCTATAGAGGAAGAGAAAGCAAAAGCAGAGAAAGAACAGAGTGATACAACCAACTCACAAGAGAAAACCCTGAAGAAGCCTGATAAAATTCTTCCATGCCCTCGCTGCAACAGCATGGACACGAAATTCTGTTACTATAATAACTACAATGTCCATCAGCCGCGTCATTTCTGTAAAGCCTGCCAAAGATACTGGACTGCAGGTGGTACCATGAGGAATGTACCAGTCGGGGCTGGACGCCGTAAGAACAAGAACTCTGCCTCACATTATCGCCAAATCACCACCTCTGATGCTCTCCAAGTGGCTAGATTTGACGCTCCAAATGGAACTCACTACCCCACAATGAAAAGCAATGGCAGAGTCCTCAGCTTTGGATTAGATGCACCCATATGTGATTCCATGGCTTCTGTTTTAAGTCTTGCAGACAAGAAGGTTTTGAATGGTGCCCGGAATGGATTTCATAGCTTTGAGGATCAAAGAATTCCAGTTCCTGGTAAAGGTGGAGAAAATGTTGAGGATTGCTCAAGCGGATCTTCTATCATAGTTTCAAATTCAATGGAGAGAGGGAAGCATTGCCCTCAAGAACCATTTGCGCAAAGCATTAATGGCTTCCCTCCTCAAATTCCATGTCTCCCTGGTGTTCCTTGGCCTTATCCATGGAATTCTGCAGTACCCCCACCAGCTCTCTGCCCTCCTGGGTTTCCTATGTCATTCTATCCGACAGCTTATTGGAACTGTGGTGTCCCAGGCACTTGGAACATTCCTTGGCCGTCTCCACAATCTTCTCCAAACCAAAAGCCTCCAAGCTCGGGTCCACATTCTCCAACATTGGGGAAGCACTCAAGAGATGGAGACATGCTTAAACCATACAATTTGGAGAAAGAGGAGCCGCCAAAACAGAAAAACGGATGTGTTTTGGTTCCAAAAACTTTGAGGATTGATGACCCAAGTGAAGCTGCAAAGAGTTCTATTTGGGCAACGCTGGGGATCAAGAATGAATCCCTCTGTGGGGGAGGAATGTTTAAGGCCTTTCAATCAAAGAGTGATGAGAAGAATCGCATAGCTGAAACCTCCGCAGTGTTGCTGGCAAACCCCGCAGCCTTGTCTAGATCCCTCAACTTTCACGAGAGCTCGTGA
- the LOC133875113 gene encoding cyclic dof factor 3 isoform X2, with the protein MLKELDRPAAKGTGTTKEDDDPPPNTEEPTDFERPDANVNPNTPSIEEEKAKAEKEQSDTTNSQEKTLKKPDKILPCPRCNSMDTKFCYYNNYNVHQPRHFCKACQRYWTAGGTMRNVPVGAGRRKNKNSASHYRQITTSDALQVARFDAPNGTHYPTMKSNGRVLSFGLDAPICDSMASVLSLADKKVLNGARNGFHSFEDQRIPVPGKGGENVEDCSSGSSIIVSNSMERGKHCPQEPFAQSINGFPPQIPCLPGVPWPYPWNSAVPPPALCPPGFPMSFYPTAYWNCGVPGTWNIPWPSPQSSPNQKPPSSGPHSPTLGKHSRDGDMLKPYNLEKEEPPKQKNGCVLVPKTLRIDDPSEAAKSSIWATLGIKNESLCGGGMFKAFQSKSDEKNRIAETSAVLLANPAALSRSLNFHESS; encoded by the exons ATGTTAAAAGAGCTG GATCGACCAGCAGCAAAAGGCACTGGGACTACAAAGGAAGACGATGATCCACCTCCGAATACAGAAGAGCCTACAGATTTTGAAAGGCCTGATGCTAATGTGAATCCTAATACCCCCTCTATAGAGGAAGAGAAAGCAAAAGCAGAGAAAGAACAGAGTGATACAACCAACTCACAAGAGAAAACCCTGAAGAAGCCTGATAAAATTCTTCCATGCCCTCGCTGCAACAGCATGGACACGAAATTCTGTTACTATAATAACTACAATGTCCATCAGCCGCGTCATTTCTGTAAAGCCTGCCAAAGATACTGGACTGCAGGTGGTACCATGAGGAATGTACCAGTCGGGGCTGGACGCCGTAAGAACAAGAACTCTGCCTCACATTATCGCCAAATCACCACCTCTGATGCTCTCCAAGTGGCTAGATTTGACGCTCCAAATGGAACTCACTACCCCACAATGAAAAGCAATGGCAGAGTCCTCAGCTTTGGATTAGATGCACCCATATGTGATTCCATGGCTTCTGTTTTAAGTCTTGCAGACAAGAAGGTTTTGAATGGTGCCCGGAATGGATTTCATAGCTTTGAGGATCAAAGAATTCCAGTTCCTGGTAAAGGTGGAGAAAATGTTGAGGATTGCTCAAGCGGATCTTCTATCATAGTTTCAAATTCAATGGAGAGAGGGAAGCATTGCCCTCAAGAACCATTTGCGCAAAGCATTAATGGCTTCCCTCCTCAAATTCCATGTCTCCCTGGTGTTCCTTGGCCTTATCCATGGAATTCTGCAGTACCCCCACCAGCTCTCTGCCCTCCTGGGTTTCCTATGTCATTCTATCCGACAGCTTATTGGAACTGTGGTGTCCCAGGCACTTGGAACATTCCTTGGCCGTCTCCACAATCTTCTCCAAACCAAAAGCCTCCAAGCTCGGGTCCACATTCTCCAACATTGGGGAAGCACTCAAGAGATGGAGACATGCTTAAACCATACAATTTGGAGAAAGAGGAGCCGCCAAAACAGAAAAACGGATGTGTTTTGGTTCCAAAAACTTTGAGGATTGATGACCCAAGTGAAGCTGCAAAGAGTTCTATTTGGGCAACGCTGGGGATCAAGAATGAATCCCTCTGTGGGGGAGGAATGTTTAAGGCCTTTCAATCAAAGAGTGATGAGAAGAATCGCATAGCTGAAACCTCCGCAGTGTTGCTGGCAAACCCCGCAGCCTTGTCTAGATCCCTCAACTTTCACGAGAGCTCGTGA